From a single Peromyscus maniculatus bairdii isolate BWxNUB_F1_BW_parent chromosome 4, HU_Pman_BW_mat_3.1, whole genome shotgun sequence genomic region:
- the Smox gene encoding spermine oxidase isoform X5, whose translation MQSCEPSGDSADDPLSRGLRRRGQPRVVVIGAGLAGLAAARALLQQGFTDVTVLEASRHIGGRVQSVRLGRATFELGATWIHGSHGNPVYHLAEANGLLEETTDGERSVGRISHYSKNGVACYLTNRGRRIPKDVVEEFSDLYNEVYNLTQEFFRHGKPVNAESQNSVGVFTREKVRNRIRDDPDDTEATKRLKLAMIQQYLKVESCESSSHSIDEVSLSAFGEWTEIPGAHHIIPSGFMRVVELLAEGIPPHVIQLGKPVRCIHWDQASARPRGPEIEPCGEGDHNHDTGEGGQSGESPQQGRWDEDEQWPVVVECEDCEVIPADHVIVTVSLGVLKRQYTSFFRPCLPTEKVAAIHRLGIGTTDKIFLEFEEPFWGPECNSLQFVWEDEAESCTLTYPPELWYRKICGFDVLYPPERYGHVLSGWICGEEALVMERCDDEAVAEICTEMLRQFTGNPNIPKPRRILRSAWGSNPYFRGSYSYTQVGSSGADVEKLAKPLPYAESSKTAHGSSTRQQPGHLLSSKYPEQSLDPSRGSMKPMQVLFSGEATHRKYYSTTHGALLSGQREAARLIEMYRDLFQQGP comes from the exons ATGCAAAGTTGTGAACCCAGTGGCGACAGTGCGGATGACCCTCTCAGTCGTGGTCTTCGGAGAAGGGGACAGCCTCGTGTGGTGGTGATCGGTGCAGGCTTGGCTGGCCTGGCTGCAGCTAGAGCACTTCTCCAGCAGGGCTTCACCGATGTCACTGTGCTTGAGGCTTCCAGACACATCGGGGGCCGTGTACAGAGCGTGAGACTTG GACGCGCTACCTTTGAGCTGGGAGCCACCTGGATCCatgggtcccatgggaatcctgTCTACCATCTAGCAGAAGCTAATGGCCTTTTGGAAGAGACAACAGACGGGGAGCGCAGTGTGGGCCGCATCAGCCACTACTCCAAGAATGGCGTGGCCTGCTACCTTACCAACCGTGGCCGCCGGATCCCGAAGGACGTGGTTGAGGAATTCAGCGATTTATACAACGAA GTCTATAACTTGACCCAGGAGTTCTTCCGGCATGGTAAACCAGTCAATGCTGAGAGTCAGAACAGCGTCGGGGTGTTCACCCGGGAGAAGGTGCGCAATCGCATCAGGGATGACCCTGACGACACAGAGGCCACCAAGCGCCTGAAGCTCGCCATGATCCAGCAGTACCTGAAG GTGGAGAGCTGTGAGAGCAGTTCTCACAGCATAGACGAGGTGTCCCTGAGCGCCTTCGGAGAATGGACGGAGATCCCTGGCGCCCACCACATCATCCCCTCGGGCTTCATGCGAGTTGTGGAGCTGCTGGCTGAGGGCATTCCCCCACATGTCATCCAGCTGGGGAAACCCGTCCGTTGCATCCACTGGGACCAGGCCTCAGCTCGCCCCCGGGGTCCTGAGATTGAGCCCTGTGGTGAGGGTGACCACAATCACGACACTGGGGAGGGTGGCCAGAGTGGAGAGAGTCCCCAGCAGGGGAGGTGGGACGAGGATGAGCAGTGGCCGGTAGTCGTGGAGTGCGAGGATTGTGAGGTGATCCCAGCGGACCATGTGATCGTGACCGTTTCGCTGGGTGTGCTTAAGAGGCAGTACACCAGTTTCTTTAGGCCATGCCTGCCCACGGAGAAGGTGGCTGCCATCCACCGCCTGGGCATTGGTACCACCGACAAGATCTTCCTTGAATTCGAGGAGCCCTTTTGGGGCCCCGAGTGCAACAGCCTGCAGTTTGTGTGGGAAGACGAGGCAGAGAGCTGTACCCTCACCTACCCACCTGAGCTCTGGTACCGCAAGATCTGTGGCTTCGATGTCCTGTACCCGCCAGAGCGCTATGGCCACGTGCTGAGTGGCTGGATCTGTGGGGAGGAGGCTCTCGTCATGGAGAGGTGCGATGATGAAGCCGTGGCTGAGATCTGCACTGAGATGCTGCGGCAGTTCACAG GGAACCCCAATATACCAAAACCTCGGCGAATCCTGCGCTCAGCCTGGGGCAGCAACCCATACTTCCGAGGTTCCTATTCATACACACAGGTGGGCTCCAGTGGGGCAGATGTGGAGAAGCTGGCCAAGCCCCTACCCTACGCCGAGAGTTCCAAGACTGCG CATGGCAGCTCCACAAGGCAGCAGCCAGGTCACCTTTTATCATCCAAGTACCCAGAACAGTCCTTGGACCCCAGCAGGGGCTCCATGAAG CCCATGCAGGTGCTGTTCTCCGGGGAGGCCACGCATCGCAAGTACTACTCCACCACCCATGGTGCTCTGCTCTCTGGCCAGCGCGAGGCCGCTCGTCTCATCGAGATGTACCGAGACCTCTTCCAGCAGGGCCCCTGA
- the Smox gene encoding spermine oxidase isoform X2 translates to MQSCEPSGDSADDPLSRGLRRRGQPRVVVIGAGLAGLAAARALLQQGFTDVTVLEASRHIGGRVQSVRLGRATFELGATWIHGSHGNPVYHLAEANGLLEETTDGERSVGRISHYSKNGVACYLTNRGRRIPKDVVEEFSDLYNEVYNLTQEFFRHGKPVNAESQNSVGVFTREKVRNRIRDDPDDTEATKRLKLAMIQQYLKVESCESSSHSIDEVSLSAFGEWTEIPGAHHIIPSGFMRVVELLAEGIPPHVIQLGKPVRCIHWDQASARPRGPEIEPCGEGDHNHDTGEGGQSGESPQQGRWDEDEQWPVVVECEDCEVIPADHVIVTVSLGVLKRQYTSFFRPCLPTEKVAAIHRLGIGTTDKIFLEFEEPFWGPECNSLQFVWEDEAESCTLTYPPELWYRKICGFDVLYPPERYGHVLSGWICGEEALVMERCDDEAVAEICTEMLRQFTGNPNIPKPRRILRSAWGSNPYFRGSYSYTQVGSSGADVEKLAKPLPYAESSKTAPMQVLFSGEATHRKYYSTTHGALLSGQREAARLIEMYRDLFQQGP, encoded by the exons ATGCAAAGTTGTGAACCCAGTGGCGACAGTGCGGATGACCCTCTCAGTCGTGGTCTTCGGAGAAGGGGACAGCCTCGTGTGGTGGTGATCGGTGCAGGCTTGGCTGGCCTGGCTGCAGCTAGAGCACTTCTCCAGCAGGGCTTCACCGATGTCACTGTGCTTGAGGCTTCCAGACACATCGGGGGCCGTGTACAGAGCGTGAGACTTG GACGCGCTACCTTTGAGCTGGGAGCCACCTGGATCCatgggtcccatgggaatcctgTCTACCATCTAGCAGAAGCTAATGGCCTTTTGGAAGAGACAACAGACGGGGAGCGCAGTGTGGGCCGCATCAGCCACTACTCCAAGAATGGCGTGGCCTGCTACCTTACCAACCGTGGCCGCCGGATCCCGAAGGACGTGGTTGAGGAATTCAGCGATTTATACAACGAA GTCTATAACTTGACCCAGGAGTTCTTCCGGCATGGTAAACCAGTCAATGCTGAGAGTCAGAACAGCGTCGGGGTGTTCACCCGGGAGAAGGTGCGCAATCGCATCAGGGATGACCCTGACGACACAGAGGCCACCAAGCGCCTGAAGCTCGCCATGATCCAGCAGTACCTGAAG GTGGAGAGCTGTGAGAGCAGTTCTCACAGCATAGACGAGGTGTCCCTGAGCGCCTTCGGAGAATGGACGGAGATCCCTGGCGCCCACCACATCATCCCCTCGGGCTTCATGCGAGTTGTGGAGCTGCTGGCTGAGGGCATTCCCCCACATGTCATCCAGCTGGGGAAACCCGTCCGTTGCATCCACTGGGACCAGGCCTCAGCTCGCCCCCGGGGTCCTGAGATTGAGCCCTGTGGTGAGGGTGACCACAATCACGACACTGGGGAGGGTGGCCAGAGTGGAGAGAGTCCCCAGCAGGGGAGGTGGGACGAGGATGAGCAGTGGCCGGTAGTCGTGGAGTGCGAGGATTGTGAGGTGATCCCAGCGGACCATGTGATCGTGACCGTTTCGCTGGGTGTGCTTAAGAGGCAGTACACCAGTTTCTTTAGGCCATGCCTGCCCACGGAGAAGGTGGCTGCCATCCACCGCCTGGGCATTGGTACCACCGACAAGATCTTCCTTGAATTCGAGGAGCCCTTTTGGGGCCCCGAGTGCAACAGCCTGCAGTTTGTGTGGGAAGACGAGGCAGAGAGCTGTACCCTCACCTACCCACCTGAGCTCTGGTACCGCAAGATCTGTGGCTTCGATGTCCTGTACCCGCCAGAGCGCTATGGCCACGTGCTGAGTGGCTGGATCTGTGGGGAGGAGGCTCTCGTCATGGAGAGGTGCGATGATGAAGCCGTGGCTGAGATCTGCACTGAGATGCTGCGGCAGTTCACAG GGAACCCCAATATACCAAAACCTCGGCGAATCCTGCGCTCAGCCTGGGGCAGCAACCCATACTTCCGAGGTTCCTATTCATACACACAGGTGGGCTCCAGTGGGGCAGATGTGGAGAAGCTGGCCAAGCCCCTACCCTACGCCGAGAGTTCCAAGACTGCG CCCATGCAGGTGCTGTTCTCCGGGGAGGCCACGCATCGCAAGTACTACTCCACCACCCATGGTGCTCTGCTCTCTGGCCAGCGCGAGGCCGCTCGTCTCATCGAGATGTACCGAGACCTCTTCCAGCAGGGCCCCTGA
- the Smox gene encoding spermine oxidase isoform X4 — protein sequence MQSCEPSGDSADDPLSRGLRRRGQPRVVVIGAGLAGLAAARALLQQGFTDVTVLEASRHIGGRVQSVRLGRATFELGATWIHGSHGNPVYHLAEANGLLEETTDGERSVGRISHYSKNGVACYLTNRGRRIPKDVVEEFSDLYNEVESCESSSHSIDEVSLSAFGEWTEIPGAHHIIPSGFMRVVELLAEGIPPHVIQLGKPVRCIHWDQASARPRGPEIEPCGEGDHNHDTGEGGQSGESPQQGRWDEDEQWPVVVECEDCEVIPADHVIVTVSLGVLKRQYTSFFRPCLPTEKVAAIHRLGIGTTDKIFLEFEEPFWGPECNSLQFVWEDEAESCTLTYPPELWYRKICGFDVLYPPERYGHVLSGWICGEEALVMERCDDEAVAEICTEMLRQFTGNPNIPKPRRILRSAWGSNPYFRGSYSYTQVGSSGADVEKLAKPLPYAESSKTAPMQVLFSGEATHRKYYSTTHGALLSGQREAARLIEMYRDLFQQGP from the exons ATGCAAAGTTGTGAACCCAGTGGCGACAGTGCGGATGACCCTCTCAGTCGTGGTCTTCGGAGAAGGGGACAGCCTCGTGTGGTGGTGATCGGTGCAGGCTTGGCTGGCCTGGCTGCAGCTAGAGCACTTCTCCAGCAGGGCTTCACCGATGTCACTGTGCTTGAGGCTTCCAGACACATCGGGGGCCGTGTACAGAGCGTGAGACTTG GACGCGCTACCTTTGAGCTGGGAGCCACCTGGATCCatgggtcccatgggaatcctgTCTACCATCTAGCAGAAGCTAATGGCCTTTTGGAAGAGACAACAGACGGGGAGCGCAGTGTGGGCCGCATCAGCCACTACTCCAAGAATGGCGTGGCCTGCTACCTTACCAACCGTGGCCGCCGGATCCCGAAGGACGTGGTTGAGGAATTCAGCGATTTATACAACGAA GTGGAGAGCTGTGAGAGCAGTTCTCACAGCATAGACGAGGTGTCCCTGAGCGCCTTCGGAGAATGGACGGAGATCCCTGGCGCCCACCACATCATCCCCTCGGGCTTCATGCGAGTTGTGGAGCTGCTGGCTGAGGGCATTCCCCCACATGTCATCCAGCTGGGGAAACCCGTCCGTTGCATCCACTGGGACCAGGCCTCAGCTCGCCCCCGGGGTCCTGAGATTGAGCCCTGTGGTGAGGGTGACCACAATCACGACACTGGGGAGGGTGGCCAGAGTGGAGAGAGTCCCCAGCAGGGGAGGTGGGACGAGGATGAGCAGTGGCCGGTAGTCGTGGAGTGCGAGGATTGTGAGGTGATCCCAGCGGACCATGTGATCGTGACCGTTTCGCTGGGTGTGCTTAAGAGGCAGTACACCAGTTTCTTTAGGCCATGCCTGCCCACGGAGAAGGTGGCTGCCATCCACCGCCTGGGCATTGGTACCACCGACAAGATCTTCCTTGAATTCGAGGAGCCCTTTTGGGGCCCCGAGTGCAACAGCCTGCAGTTTGTGTGGGAAGACGAGGCAGAGAGCTGTACCCTCACCTACCCACCTGAGCTCTGGTACCGCAAGATCTGTGGCTTCGATGTCCTGTACCCGCCAGAGCGCTATGGCCACGTGCTGAGTGGCTGGATCTGTGGGGAGGAGGCTCTCGTCATGGAGAGGTGCGATGATGAAGCCGTGGCTGAGATCTGCACTGAGATGCTGCGGCAGTTCACAG GGAACCCCAATATACCAAAACCTCGGCGAATCCTGCGCTCAGCCTGGGGCAGCAACCCATACTTCCGAGGTTCCTATTCATACACACAGGTGGGCTCCAGTGGGGCAGATGTGGAGAAGCTGGCCAAGCCCCTACCCTACGCCGAGAGTTCCAAGACTGCG CCCATGCAGGTGCTGTTCTCCGGGGAGGCCACGCATCGCAAGTACTACTCCACCACCCATGGTGCTCTGCTCTCTGGCCAGCGCGAGGCCGCTCGTCTCATCGAGATGTACCGAGACCTCTTCCAGCAGGGCCCCTGA
- the Smox gene encoding spermine oxidase isoform X3, whose product MQSCEPSGDSADDPLSRGLRRRGQPRVVVIGAGLAGLAAARALLQQGFTDVTVLEASRHIGGRVQSVRLGRATFELGATWIHGSHGNPVYHLAEANGLLEETTDGERSVGRISHYSKNGVACYLTNRGRRIPKDVVEEFSDLYNEVESCESSSHSIDEVSLSAFGEWTEIPGAHHIIPSGFMRVVELLAEGIPPHVIQLGKPVRCIHWDQASARPRGPEIEPCGEGDHNHDTGEGGQSGESPQQGRWDEDEQWPVVVECEDCEVIPADHVIVTVSLGVLKRQYTSFFRPCLPTEKVAAIHRLGIGTTDKIFLEFEEPFWGPECNSLQFVWEDEAESCTLTYPPELWYRKICGFDVLYPPERYGHVLSGWICGEEALVMERCDDEAVAEICTEMLRQFTGNPNIPKPRRILRSAWGSNPYFRGSYSYTQVGSSGADVEKLAKPLPYAESSKTAGFFGVPDEGDFCQLSPCRCCSPGRPRIASTTPPPMVLCSLASARPLVSSRCTETSSSRAPEGVLTAKCVP is encoded by the exons ATGCAAAGTTGTGAACCCAGTGGCGACAGTGCGGATGACCCTCTCAGTCGTGGTCTTCGGAGAAGGGGACAGCCTCGTGTGGTGGTGATCGGTGCAGGCTTGGCTGGCCTGGCTGCAGCTAGAGCACTTCTCCAGCAGGGCTTCACCGATGTCACTGTGCTTGAGGCTTCCAGACACATCGGGGGCCGTGTACAGAGCGTGAGACTTG GACGCGCTACCTTTGAGCTGGGAGCCACCTGGATCCatgggtcccatgggaatcctgTCTACCATCTAGCAGAAGCTAATGGCCTTTTGGAAGAGACAACAGACGGGGAGCGCAGTGTGGGCCGCATCAGCCACTACTCCAAGAATGGCGTGGCCTGCTACCTTACCAACCGTGGCCGCCGGATCCCGAAGGACGTGGTTGAGGAATTCAGCGATTTATACAACGAA GTGGAGAGCTGTGAGAGCAGTTCTCACAGCATAGACGAGGTGTCCCTGAGCGCCTTCGGAGAATGGACGGAGATCCCTGGCGCCCACCACATCATCCCCTCGGGCTTCATGCGAGTTGTGGAGCTGCTGGCTGAGGGCATTCCCCCACATGTCATCCAGCTGGGGAAACCCGTCCGTTGCATCCACTGGGACCAGGCCTCAGCTCGCCCCCGGGGTCCTGAGATTGAGCCCTGTGGTGAGGGTGACCACAATCACGACACTGGGGAGGGTGGCCAGAGTGGAGAGAGTCCCCAGCAGGGGAGGTGGGACGAGGATGAGCAGTGGCCGGTAGTCGTGGAGTGCGAGGATTGTGAGGTGATCCCAGCGGACCATGTGATCGTGACCGTTTCGCTGGGTGTGCTTAAGAGGCAGTACACCAGTTTCTTTAGGCCATGCCTGCCCACGGAGAAGGTGGCTGCCATCCACCGCCTGGGCATTGGTACCACCGACAAGATCTTCCTTGAATTCGAGGAGCCCTTTTGGGGCCCCGAGTGCAACAGCCTGCAGTTTGTGTGGGAAGACGAGGCAGAGAGCTGTACCCTCACCTACCCACCTGAGCTCTGGTACCGCAAGATCTGTGGCTTCGATGTCCTGTACCCGCCAGAGCGCTATGGCCACGTGCTGAGTGGCTGGATCTGTGGGGAGGAGGCTCTCGTCATGGAGAGGTGCGATGATGAAGCCGTGGCTGAGATCTGCACTGAGATGCTGCGGCAGTTCACAG GGAACCCCAATATACCAAAACCTCGGCGAATCCTGCGCTCAGCCTGGGGCAGCAACCCATACTTCCGAGGTTCCTATTCATACACACAGGTGGGCTCCAGTGGGGCAGATGTGGAGAAGCTGGCCAAGCCCCTACCCTACGCCGAGAGTTCCAAGACTGCG GGATTCTTTGGAGTCCCTGATGAAGGAGATTTCTGTCAACTAAG CCCATGCAGGTGCTGTTCTCCGGGGAGGCCACGCATCGCAAGTACTACTCCACCACCCATGGTGCTCTGCTCTCTGGCCAGCGCGAGGCCGCTCGTCTCATCGAGATGTACCGAGACCTCTTCCAGCAGGGCCCCTGAGGGTGTCCTCACTGCCAAATGTGTTCCTTAA
- the Smox gene encoding spermine oxidase isoform X1: MQSCEPSGDSADDPLSRGLRRRGQPRVVVIGAGLAGLAAARALLQQGFTDVTVLEASRHIGGRVQSVRLGRATFELGATWIHGSHGNPVYHLAEANGLLEETTDGERSVGRISHYSKNGVACYLTNRGRRIPKDVVEEFSDLYNEVYNLTQEFFRHGKPVNAESQNSVGVFTREKVRNRIRDDPDDTEATKRLKLAMIQQYLKVESCESSSHSIDEVSLSAFGEWTEIPGAHHIIPSGFMRVVELLAEGIPPHVIQLGKPVRCIHWDQASARPRGPEIEPCGEGDHNHDTGEGGQSGESPQQGRWDEDEQWPVVVECEDCEVIPADHVIVTVSLGVLKRQYTSFFRPCLPTEKVAAIHRLGIGTTDKIFLEFEEPFWGPECNSLQFVWEDEAESCTLTYPPELWYRKICGFDVLYPPERYGHVLSGWICGEEALVMERCDDEAVAEICTEMLRQFTGNPNIPKPRRILRSAWGSNPYFRGSYSYTQVGSSGADVEKLAKPLPYAESSKTAGFFGVPDEGDFCQLSPCRCCSPGRPRIASTTPPPMVLCSLASARPLVSSRCTETSSSRAPEGVLTAKCVP; this comes from the exons ATGCAAAGTTGTGAACCCAGTGGCGACAGTGCGGATGACCCTCTCAGTCGTGGTCTTCGGAGAAGGGGACAGCCTCGTGTGGTGGTGATCGGTGCAGGCTTGGCTGGCCTGGCTGCAGCTAGAGCACTTCTCCAGCAGGGCTTCACCGATGTCACTGTGCTTGAGGCTTCCAGACACATCGGGGGCCGTGTACAGAGCGTGAGACTTG GACGCGCTACCTTTGAGCTGGGAGCCACCTGGATCCatgggtcccatgggaatcctgTCTACCATCTAGCAGAAGCTAATGGCCTTTTGGAAGAGACAACAGACGGGGAGCGCAGTGTGGGCCGCATCAGCCACTACTCCAAGAATGGCGTGGCCTGCTACCTTACCAACCGTGGCCGCCGGATCCCGAAGGACGTGGTTGAGGAATTCAGCGATTTATACAACGAA GTCTATAACTTGACCCAGGAGTTCTTCCGGCATGGTAAACCAGTCAATGCTGAGAGTCAGAACAGCGTCGGGGTGTTCACCCGGGAGAAGGTGCGCAATCGCATCAGGGATGACCCTGACGACACAGAGGCCACCAAGCGCCTGAAGCTCGCCATGATCCAGCAGTACCTGAAG GTGGAGAGCTGTGAGAGCAGTTCTCACAGCATAGACGAGGTGTCCCTGAGCGCCTTCGGAGAATGGACGGAGATCCCTGGCGCCCACCACATCATCCCCTCGGGCTTCATGCGAGTTGTGGAGCTGCTGGCTGAGGGCATTCCCCCACATGTCATCCAGCTGGGGAAACCCGTCCGTTGCATCCACTGGGACCAGGCCTCAGCTCGCCCCCGGGGTCCTGAGATTGAGCCCTGTGGTGAGGGTGACCACAATCACGACACTGGGGAGGGTGGCCAGAGTGGAGAGAGTCCCCAGCAGGGGAGGTGGGACGAGGATGAGCAGTGGCCGGTAGTCGTGGAGTGCGAGGATTGTGAGGTGATCCCAGCGGACCATGTGATCGTGACCGTTTCGCTGGGTGTGCTTAAGAGGCAGTACACCAGTTTCTTTAGGCCATGCCTGCCCACGGAGAAGGTGGCTGCCATCCACCGCCTGGGCATTGGTACCACCGACAAGATCTTCCTTGAATTCGAGGAGCCCTTTTGGGGCCCCGAGTGCAACAGCCTGCAGTTTGTGTGGGAAGACGAGGCAGAGAGCTGTACCCTCACCTACCCACCTGAGCTCTGGTACCGCAAGATCTGTGGCTTCGATGTCCTGTACCCGCCAGAGCGCTATGGCCACGTGCTGAGTGGCTGGATCTGTGGGGAGGAGGCTCTCGTCATGGAGAGGTGCGATGATGAAGCCGTGGCTGAGATCTGCACTGAGATGCTGCGGCAGTTCACAG GGAACCCCAATATACCAAAACCTCGGCGAATCCTGCGCTCAGCCTGGGGCAGCAACCCATACTTCCGAGGTTCCTATTCATACACACAGGTGGGCTCCAGTGGGGCAGATGTGGAGAAGCTGGCCAAGCCCCTACCCTACGCCGAGAGTTCCAAGACTGCG GGATTCTTTGGAGTCCCTGATGAAGGAGATTTCTGTCAACTAAG CCCATGCAGGTGCTGTTCTCCGGGGAGGCCACGCATCGCAAGTACTACTCCACCACCCATGGTGCTCTGCTCTCTGGCCAGCGCGAGGCCGCTCGTCTCATCGAGATGTACCGAGACCTCTTCCAGCAGGGCCCCTGAGGGTGTCCTCACTGCCAAATGTGTTCCTTAA